The Mytilus galloprovincialis chromosome 4, xbMytGall1.hap1.1, whole genome shotgun sequence genome contains a region encoding:
- the LOC143072578 gene encoding uncharacterized protein LOC143072578 produces the protein MNGETDSSKTKIPRPRSSRVYFFSEVPQIAKCHDCEVFVPVPKKSKVHLFRKKKSELTLHPFGSCTIMLLESDAPEDIVNFSGDENQTPLMTIYLNRLIDRSLEHIVNKAKVWQEFHLNDQGKKRSFVLQFKKGPEFDEFYPKLQNVINTLHACREGKAKMNKKYILVGFKYKEPDEFIRTIKGTSSTESGSSDNSCSADTLVHRPYNPHPHVSRVTGLDQVLERSKSTQSVKSDVKTRQDKYLKVRQGSISAPQSCEFLQTLDDPAWTVDYRLDLKTPEEKYNIKRNGSAPQSVFLQTVDDPAWTVDFRSDIKIHEEKYNKERYGCAPQSVFLQTVDDPAWGKDIKSDIRDKDTMKGDKHNFKVRSGQHENLEITLRITDVDTDTENDENVDNQNVKIRYDQHENMEKTLRITDIDIDTENGENVDNQNLKVRSDQNENLEKTLRITDIDTDTENVENIDMDNGAKTIDCSEGFNTPGTDFEYTGKVNSNIADDNNLLPVGAENLTMKARQEQKQSKHYTQLLQTAINDGDQEKARQYADILAASHVEGNVLLNYETNELDINFTKNITSIFVFDSHTSASAHGQETTAKPEKRLQFPQQYFQNQRARSMPDISMQSQQFSGYGASYDRGYSGSHTLNIPPNTSPDAITQPVSGD, from the exons ATGAACGGAGAGACCGATTCCTCGAAGACAAAGATTCCAAGGCCTCGATCAAGTAGAGTGTATTTTTTCTCTGAAGTGCCGCAGATTGCAAAATGTCATGATTGTGAAGTGTTTGTTCCTGTACCGAAGAAATCAAAAGTTCATCTGTTTAGGAAAAAGAAGTCAGAACTAACATTGCATCCATTTGGATCATGTACTATCATGTTATTGGAATCCGACGCACCGGAGGACATAGTTAATTTCTCAGGAGATGAAAACCAG ACTCCATTGATGACCATATACCTTAACCGACTCATAGACAGATCATTGGAACACATCGTAAATAAGGCTAAAGTTTGGCAAGAGTTCCATTTGAATGATCAAGGGAAGAAAAGATCCTTTGTATTACAGTTCAAGAAAGGACCGGAGTTTGACGAGTTTTATCCGAAACTTCAGAATGTGATCAATACTCTACATGCTTGTAGAGAAGGCAAagcaaaaatgaataaaa aATACATCTTAGTAGGATTCAAATATAAAGAACCCGATGAATTTATTCGGACAATAAAAGGAACAAGCTCAACAGAAAGTGGAAGCAGTGATAATTCATGTTCTGCTGATACTCTCGTGCACAGACCATACAACCCTCATCCACATGTATCAAGAGTGACTGGCTTAGACCAAGTACTGGAAAGAAGTAAGAGTACACAATCAGTTAAGTCAGATGTAAAGACCCGACAAGACAAATACCTCAAAGTGAGACAAGGTTCAATATCAGCACCTCAATCATGTGAGTTTCTTCAAACGCTCGATGATCCAGCTTGGACAGTAGATTACAGATTAGATTTAAAGACCCCTGAGgaaaaatacaacataaaaagaaatgGTTCTGCACCTCAAtcagtttttcttcaaacagtCGATGACCCAGCTTGGACAGTCGATTTCAGATCAGATATAAAGATCCATGAAGAAAAATACAATAAAGAAAGATATGGTTGTGCACCTCAatcagtttttcttcaaactgtTGATGATCCAGCTTGGGGAAAAGATATCAAATCAGATATTCGTGACAAAGATACAATGAAAGGGGACAAACACAATTTCAAAGTTCGGTCGGGTCAGCATGAAAACCTGGAAATAACATTAAGAATTACAGACGTAGACACAGATActgaaaatgatgaaaatgttgacaatcaaaatgtcaaaattcgGTATGATCAGCATGAAAATATGGAGAAGACTTTAAGAATTACGGATATAGACATAGATACTGAAAATGGTGAAAATGTTGACAATCAAAATCTCAAAGTTCGGTCTGATCAGAATGAAAACCTGGAGAAAACTTTGAGAATTACAGATATAGACACAGATActgaaaatgttgaaaatattgacaTGGATAACGGTGCTAAAACTATTGACTGTAGTGAAGGTTTCAATACACCAGGCACAGATTTTGAGTACACTGGTAAGGTAAATTCAAACATTGCAGATGATAACAATCTTTTACCAGTTGGTGCTGAAAATCTTACAATGAAGGCAAGACAAGAGCAAAAACAGTCGAAACATTATACTCAATTGCTGCAGACAGCCATTAATGATGGTGATCAGGAGAAAGCTCGTCAGTATGCAGACATTTTAGCAGCAAGTCATGTTGAAGGGAATGTGTTACTTAATTATGAAACAAATGAGCTGGACATCAA CTTTACGAAGAATATAACCTCAATTTTTGTGTTTGACTCACATACCTCTGCATCAGCACATGGTCAGGAAACAACAGCCAAACCTGAAAAACGTTTGCAGTTCCCGCAGCAGTATTTTCAGAACCAACGCGCTAGAAGCATGCCAGACATTAG CATGCAGTCGCAACAGTTTTCTGGTTATGGTGCCTCATATGACAGAGGATACTCTGGATCCCACACTTTGAACATTCCACCAAACACATCACCTGATGCCATTACTCAACCTGTGTCTGGTGATTGA